Proteins encoded in a region of the Massilia sp. UMI-21 genome:
- a CDS encoding CHASE domain-containing protein, with product MDSSSAGSSGVNAAANTASSAPQQGASAAPWVAGLALSLVVGALCYRVAAGTVEDDARRRFETVARLAQERVSSAIASYARVVRGMSALHAAGEGPLTRLRLHRYVAALDLPEQFPAIDAVSFIAYVPDAEREAFVAGVRNDRSVNPAGYPGFDIRPAGRRPWYAVITWVEPASEPNDRFGVDIAVQPHIAAVLEEARDRGTMGASGNPVHLQYPTPHTALGMREPLYLGGGVPATLEERRARYIGSIGIAFSVNDLVRRALGPEGRPPVALSLYSEPAPVRKGGSGAGGQLALDPRDRLLVGPDVRGQSGPGGRFTTLLPIDYVGTRWKAHFSAERAAMAVGSDRYLPLLAFGSGFGVSLLGFALFFNLVRSRRAALDQRLLLDSVLDNLDAYVYLKDGARRYRYVNAKSAAALGLPASAVVGRRDVDLMPPALADAIWVRDRAALETGTRDARQVEMMVPDGSSRQMWSVRVPLHPEGEMPAVLCISTDVTTLHALKARADAANQAKSDFLSNMSHEIRTPMNSIIGMTHLALQAHPDPQLRGYLDRIYHSGQHLLGIINDILDFSKIEAGKLELDTRGFMLETVMRNVEQQLGPAAGAKGLGFDVDIAPELMRPLRGDPLRLEQVLLNFAGNAVKFSEHGRILLRARLDHAFGPELLVRFDVRDSGIGIAPDKLDGLFTPFHQTDPSATRRHGGTGLGLVISKQLAELMHGEVGVDSVPGQGSTFWFTARLELNLAREDGAAGAGAGLGAGPDGARATRLDGCAVLLVEDNPFNQQVGRELLQRAGADVRVAANGQEALEAMARERFDCVLMDVQMPVMDGLEATRRIRQDPLLATTLVIAMTANAGIEDRARCLQAGMDEFLSKPVVPELLAATIARCLGRSAAAVPDVVAPRPSEGGPVAGLVAGLLDLALLESNFGGDRERMRKFAFLFVSTARTALAEIDAALGAGDLAQVSAVAHRVKSSARAVGALAFADLCEELEGQAGRPAQARALAARLRAQLGRIERELGNRLGTRTQDGN from the coding sequence ATGGATTCTTCGTCCGCCGGCAGTTCAGGAGTGAACGCCGCAGCCAACACGGCAAGCAGCGCCCCGCAGCAGGGGGCGAGCGCCGCCCCCTGGGTGGCCGGGCTCGCGCTGTCGCTGGTGGTCGGGGCGCTGTGTTACCGGGTCGCGGCCGGCACCGTCGAGGACGACGCGCGGCGCCGTTTCGAGACCGTGGCCCGCCTGGCCCAGGAGCGGGTGTCGAGCGCGATCGCGTCCTATGCCCGGGTGGTGCGCGGCATGTCGGCGCTGCATGCCGCGGGAGAGGGCCCGCTGACGCGGCTGCGGCTGCACCGCTACGTGGCCGCGCTCGACCTGCCGGAGCAGTTCCCGGCGATCGACGCCGTCTCCTTCATCGCCTACGTGCCCGACGCCGAGCGCGAGGCCTTCGTCGCCGGGGTGCGCAATGACCGCAGCGTGAACCCGGCCGGCTATCCGGGCTTCGACATCCGCCCCGCCGGGCGCCGGCCATGGTACGCGGTGATCACCTGGGTCGAGCCGGCCAGCGAGCCGAACGACCGCTTCGGCGTCGACATCGCCGTCCAGCCCCACATCGCCGCGGTGCTGGAGGAGGCGCGCGACCGCGGGACCATGGGCGCTTCCGGCAATCCGGTACACCTCCAGTACCCCACGCCGCACACGGCGCTCGGCATGCGCGAGCCGCTCTACCTGGGGGGCGGGGTGCCGGCCACGCTGGAAGAGCGCCGTGCGCGCTACATCGGCAGCATCGGCATTGCGTTCTCGGTCAACGACCTGGTGCGCCGCGCGCTCGGCCCGGAGGGCCGGCCGCCGGTGGCGCTGAGCCTGTACAGCGAGCCCGCGCCGGTCCGCAAGGGCGGGTCCGGCGCCGGCGGCCAACTGGCGCTCGACCCGCGCGACCGCCTGCTGGTCGGCCCCGACGTGCGCGGCCAGTCCGGGCCGGGCGGGCGTTTCACGACCCTGCTCCCGATCGACTACGTCGGCACGCGCTGGAAGGCCCATTTCTCGGCCGAGCGCGCGGCCATGGCGGTGGGCTCCGACCGCTACCTTCCCTTGCTGGCGTTCGGTTCCGGCTTCGGCGTCAGCTTGCTGGGATTCGCGCTGTTCTTCAACCTGGTGCGCTCGCGCCGGGCTGCGCTCGACCAGCGCCTGCTGCTCGACTCGGTGCTGGACAACCTGGACGCCTATGTTTACCTGAAAGACGGCGCGCGCCGCTACCGGTACGTCAACGCCAAGAGCGCCGCGGCGCTGGGCCTGCCGGCATCGGCAGTGGTGGGGCGCCGCGACGTCGATCTCATGCCGCCGGCGCTGGCCGATGCGATCTGGGTGCGCGACCGCGCGGCGCTGGAGACGGGCACGCGCGACGCGCGCCAGGTCGAGATGATGGTCCCGGACGGCTCCAGCCGCCAGATGTGGAGCGTGCGCGTGCCCCTGCATCCGGAGGGCGAGATGCCGGCGGTGCTGTGCATCTCGACCGACGTCACGACCCTGCACGCGCTCAAGGCGCGCGCCGACGCCGCCAACCAGGCCAAGAGCGACTTCCTGTCGAACATGAGCCACGAGATCCGTACGCCGATGAACAGCATCATCGGCATGACCCACCTGGCGCTGCAGGCGCATCCGGACCCGCAGCTGCGCGGCTACCTGGACCGGATCTACCACTCCGGCCAGCACCTGCTGGGCATCATCAACGACATCCTCGATTTTTCCAAGATCGAGGCAGGCAAGCTCGAACTCGACACCCGCGGCTTCATGCTGGAGACCGTGATGCGCAACGTCGAGCAGCAGCTGGGGCCGGCCGCGGGCGCCAAGGGATTGGGTTTCGACGTCGATATCGCTCCCGAGCTGATGCGCCCCCTGCGCGGCGATCCGCTGCGCCTCGAACAAGTGCTGCTCAATTTCGCCGGCAACGCCGTCAAGTTCTCGGAGCACGGCCGGATCCTGCTGCGCGCCCGGCTCGACCATGCCTTCGGCCCCGAGCTGCTGGTGCGCTTCGATGTCCGGGACAGCGGCATCGGTATCGCGCCCGACAAGCTGGACGGCCTGTTCACGCCCTTCCACCAGACCGATCCGTCGGCCACGCGGCGCCATGGCGGCACCGGCCTGGGCCTGGTAATCAGCAAGCAACTTGCCGAGCTCATGCACGGAGAAGTCGGCGTCGACAGCGTGCCGGGGCAGGGCAGCACCTTCTGGTTCACGGCGCGCCTGGAGCTGAACCTTGCGCGCGAAGACGGCGCCGCCGGCGCGGGCGCCGGCCTGGGGGCGGGGCCGGACGGGGCGCGCGCCACGCGCCTGGACGGCTGCGCGGTCCTGCTGGTCGAGGACAATCCGTTCAACCAGCAGGTCGGCCGCGAGCTCCTGCAGCGCGCCGGCGCCGACGTGCGCGTGGCCGCCAACGGCCAGGAGGCGCTGGAGGCGATGGCGCGCGAACGCTTCGACTGCGTCCTGATGGACGTGCAGATGCCGGTCATGGACGGCCTGGAAGCCACGCGCCGGATCCGCCAGGATCCCCTGCTGGCCACGACCCTGGTGATTGCGATGACCGCCAACGCCGGGATCGAGGACCGCGCCCGCTGCCTGCAGGCCGGCATGGACGAATTCCTGAGCAAGCCGGTGGTGCCGGAGTTGCTGGCGGCAACCATCGCGCGCTGCCTCGGCCGCAGCGCGGCCGCGGTGCCCGACGTGGTGGCGCCGCGCCCGTCCGAGGGCGGCCCGGTCGCGGGCCTGGTCGCGGGCCTGCTCGACCTGGCGCTGCTGGAAAGCAACTTCGGCGGCGACCGCGAGCGGATGCGCAAGTTCGCCTTCCTGTTCGTGTCCACGGCGCGTACCGCCCTTGCGGAGATCGACGCCGCACTCGGGGCCGGCGACCTGGCGCAGGTGTCGGCGGTGGCGCACCGGGTCAAGTCTTCCGCGCGCGCGGTGGGTGCGCTGGCCTTCGCCGACCTGTGCGAAGAGCTCGAGGGCCAGGCCGGGCGCCCGGCCCAGGCACGCGCCCTGGCGGCCCGCCTGCGCGCCCAGTTGGGACGCATCGAACGCGAGCTCGGCAACCGGCTCGGCACCCGCACCCAGGACGGAAATTGA